One region of Brassica napus cultivar Da-Ae chromosome A10, Da-Ae, whole genome shotgun sequence genomic DNA includes:
- the LOC106371778 gene encoding ankyrin repeat and ELMO domain-containing protein D-like: protein MNNDQSKLMNPPPPQQRMNPPPPLQVMNPVQPRIMNQAPPMLNQSQSLNHPIMVMNQQQPQAMLNNNNQPLMMNPRNYNLSSEYHNQPNNFPSKMNRNNNNNWKGKKIVNDKRPPNPMMRMRNNNSAIPIYNNPGGGGGGGSGGYKPPALNELQSQNRLKTRKFYPKKKYGANSNRHVPYAPRNTTSFIIRAKKSGGIAELVSPSPVTPAVLPTPMFSPSREVLGDMAKEEWGVDGYGSMKGLIRLRSDGHDLEPYDDEDEDEGGSSESDVEEHVEVERRLDHDLSRFEMIYPSYGGGSEYNNVLENRVDDQDSHIAQLEEENLTLKERLFLMERELGDLRRRLQYLERRNMVAEDVNEEVVENESESEGDDTGGSDARTSGDTKENRVVAEDVEAKETQHTIREVSGEQCEEANLVVVGKDQSKGNEMAAEKVEDASGNDSIGEQGTTI, encoded by the coding sequence ATGAACAACGATCAATCTAAGCTGATGAATCCGCCACCGCCTCAGCAGAGGATGAATCCGCCGCCGCCGTTGCAGGTGATGAATCCGGTTCAGCCTCGAATCATGAACCAGGCTCCTCCCATGCTAAACCAGTCCCAAAGCTTGAACCATCCGATTATGGTTATGAACCAGCAGCAGCCACAGGCTATGCTGAACAACAACAACCAGCCTCTGATGATGAATCCACGTAACTATAACCTTAGCTCCGAGTATCATAACCAGCCTAACAACTTCCCCTCGAAAATGAAccgtaacaacaacaacaactggAAAGGGAAGAAGATCGTAAACGACAAGAGACCTCCGAATCCGATGATGAGGATGCGTAACAACAACTCCGCTATCCCGATCTACAACAACcctggcggtggtggtggtggtggctcaGGCGGTTACAAGCCGCCGGCTCTCAACGAGCTCCAGTCTCAGAACAGGCTGAAAACGAGGAAGTTCTACCCCAAGAAGAAGTACGGTGCGAACAGTAACCGTCACGTCCCTTACGCTCCGAGGAACACGACGTCGTTTATCATCCGCGCGAAGAAATCCGGCGGAATCGCCGAGCTTGTGTCTCCGTCCCCCGTGACGCCGGCTGTGCTCCCGACGCCGATGTTCTCTCCGTCGCGAGAGGTGCTTGGAGACATGGCGAAGGAGGAGTGGGGTGTTGACGGTTACGGATCCATGAAGGGGCTGATTAGGCTTAGATCCGATGGACATGACCTGGAGCCGTACGATGATGAGGATGAAGACGAAGGTGGATCGAGTGAGAGTGATGTGGAGGAGCATGTGGAGGTTGAGAGGAGGCTTGACCATGATTTGAGCAGGTTTGAGATGATTTATCCGAGTTACGGCGGCGGGTCTGAGTATAACAATGTGTTGGAGAATCGAGTTGATGATCAGGATAGTCATATTGCGCAGCTTGAGGAAGAGAATTTGACGTTGAAGGAGAGGCTGTTCTTGATGGAGAGGGAGTTGGGGGATTTGAGGAGGAGGTTGCAGTATCTGGAGAGGAGGAACATGGTTGCTGAAGATGTTAATGAGGAGGTTGTTGAGAATGAGTCTGAAAGTGAGGGTGATGATACAGGGGGATCTGATGCACGTACTAGTGGGGATACGAAGGAGAATCGTGTTGTTGCAGAAGACGTTGAAGCGAAAGAGACCCAACATACTATTAGGGAAGTTTCAGGTGAACAATGCGAGGAAGCCAATCTGGTTGTGGTTGGTAAGGATCAGAGTAAGGGAAATGAAATGGCGGCTGAGAAGGTTGAAGATGCATCAGGGAATGATTCTATTGGAGAACAAGGAACAACCATATGA
- the LOC106369783 gene encoding peroxidase N-like, which translates to MMKTQNKNVLLTIFTLCMICSGARSQLSPGIYDKSCPYLVQIVRKQVNMALKAEIRMAASLIRLHFHDCFVNGCDASVLLDGADSEKLSISNANSARGFEVVDTIKAAVESACPGVVSCADILTLAARESVYMTGGPMWRVALGRKDGLVANQSSANNLPSPFEPLDAIIAKFQAVGLNVTDVVALSGAHTFGQAKCDLFRNRLFNFTGQGSPDATLETTLLSDLRTVCPIGGNGNVTAPLDRNSTDVFDNNYFKNLLQGKGLLSSDQILFSSDLAVNTTKRLVEAYSQSQSLFFRDFTCSMIRMGGIMNPINGSSGEVRKNCRVINN; encoded by the exons ATGatgaaaacacaaaacaaaaatgtgCTGCTTACTATTTTCACTCTTTGTATGATTTGTTCAGGGGCTAGGTCACAGCTAAGCCCTGGTATCTACGATAAATCATGTCCGTATCTTGTACAAATTGTCCGTAAACAAGTGAACATGGCCCTGAAGGCCGAGATTCGGATGGCTGCTTCTCTCATTCGTCTTCATTTCCATGACTGCTTTGTTAAT GGGTGCGATGCGTCTGTCTTGTTGGATGGAGCAGATAGCGAGAAATTATCGATTTCAAACGCGAACTCTGCGAGAGGATTTGAAGTAGTTGATACTATCAAAGCCGCTGTGGAAAGCGCATGTCCTGGTGTTGTTTCTTGTGCTGATATACTCACTTTAGCCGCTCGCGAATCAGTTTACATG ACTGGAGGACCTATGTGGAGAGTGGCATTAGGAAGAAAAGATGGACTTGTGGCAAATCAGAGTAGTGCAAACAATCTTCCATCTCCTTTTGAACCTTTAGACGCTATCATTGCCAAGTTTCAAGCTGTAGGCCTTAACGTCACCGACGTCGTAGCTTTGTCAG GAGCTCACACCTTTGGACAAGCAAAATGTGATCTCTTCAGAAACCGGTTGTTCAACTTTACTGGCCAGGGATCTCCGGATGCAACACTTGAAACGACACTCTTGTCTGATCTGAGAACAGTTTGTCCCATAGGAGGAAATGGAAACGTAACAGCTCCCCTTGATAGGAACTCTACGGACGTCTTCGACAACAATTATTTCAAGAACCTCCTCCAAGGGAAAGGTCTTTTGAGTTCGGATCAGATTCTGTTCTCCAGTGACTTGGCCGTGAATACAACAAAAAGACTTGTGGAGGCTTATAGTCAGAGCCAGAGCTTGTTTTTCAGGGACTTCACTTGTTCGATGATCAGAATGGGTGGTATTATGAATCCTATCAATGGATCGAGTGGGGAGGTTAGGAAAAACTGTAGAGTTATTAATAACTag